The Kluyveromyces lactis strain NRRL Y-1140 chromosome B complete sequence genome contains a region encoding:
- the NSE5 gene encoding Smc5-Smc6 complex subunit NSE5 (weakly similar to uniprot|Q03718 Saccharomyces cerevisiae YML023C NSE5 Protein required for cell viability) has protein sequence MASQSHKYDLGRNELNKPDYYVELTEKHLSDFEIWNSLCSNESYDMLLYLCEQYLNMGRFPVIPSEVIAVLFTLASIGDHNKGSLIKKADPFDTGRELLTRRSMKLLETLLDILQTFDTDLYEIYDLELLRCQFFYFIDSIRPENGRALVLDPLNAQSSRATRRSFKLSSRSAEGGSLLSVEPLYGSYINLIGDDTSVFKTTMVHSALSQEGSFWNGFSWALSTFMIGHENEDQKTDWDYELAKAWLSVFKLIFIIYELRQDYYIDSKTETIEKSPIFRLLEAVDKKNQLKGLVQYLFVGCVECEILYPVSPSLNDPSTSNASFNQFHEDKDYRAAFSMDVRKDTLCVFVRFLDRYERHLQSYPFTLDALYGTIVDALYSDLKISSFKQFFLSCDVEKDRNLITTLVEKLLNKAFSNVEPRRTFNIVNKMSNFEEVTSELMKLLRAIDRSAAFNRSRISKRRIQMDFCIIILTRLIITTHPQGNFEELLRVLTTFAKSPNSFMDVKDVIPLFEQTY, from the coding sequence ATGGCATCTCAGAGCCATAAGTACGATTTGGGACGaaatgaattgaacaagCCTGATTACTACGTTGAGTTGACAGAGAAGCATTTGTCTGACTTTGAAATATGGAACTCTCTTTGCTCGAATGAGAGTTATGATATGCTCCTTTACCTTTGTGAGCAATATCTGAATATGGGTCGGTTTCCTGTTATTCCAAGTGAGGTAATTGCTGTACTTTTCACGTTAGCTTCCATCGGAGATCACAATAAGGGTTCGCTAATAAAAAAGGCAGATCCGTTTGACACTGGGAGGGAATTATTAACAAGAAGGAGCATGAAACTTCTAGAGACTTTACTTGATATATTACAGACATTTGATACCGATTTATATGAAATATACGATTTAGAGCTGCTGCGCTGTCAGTTTTTTTACTTTATTGATAGCATCAGACCAGAAAATGGTCGGGCGTTGGTCCTAGATCCGCTAAATGCACAGAGTAGCAGGGCTACCCGGCGATCATTCAAGCTATCATCTCGATCGGCAGAAGGCGGATCTCTTCTCTCGGTGGAGCCATTGTATGGTTCTTATATCAATCTTATAGGCGATGACACCAGCGTCTTCAAAACAACGATGGTGCATAGTGCCTTATCACAAGAGGGTTCTTTTTGGAACGGTTTTAGTTGGGCATTGTCTACATTTATGATAGGACATGAAAATGAGGACCAAAAAACAGATTGGGACTACGAGCTGGCCAAAGCATGGTTaagtgttttcaaattaatCTTTATTATCTATGAACTTCGGCAGGATTATTACATCGACTCTAAGACGGAGACCATAGAAAAATCCCCTATATTTAGATTATTAGAAGCtgttgataaaaaaaatcaattgaaaggGCTTGTTCAATATCTCTTTGTTGGTTGTGTTGAGTGCGAAATATTGTACCCTGTTTCCCCCTCACTAAATGATCCCTCTACATCAAATGCTTctttcaatcaatttcacGAAGATAAGGACTATCGAGCAGCATTTTCAATGGATGTCAGAAAGGATACACTTTGTGTCTTCGTAAGATTCTTGGATCGTTATGAAAGACATTTACAGAGCTACCCATTCACACTTGACGCATTGTATGGCACAATTGTTGATGCACTGTATAGTGATTTAAAAATTAGTTCGTTCAAACAGTTCTTCCTCTCATGCGATGTAGAAAAGGACAGAAATTTGATAACAACATTGGTTGAAAAGTTATTGAATAAGGCGTTTAGTAATGTTGAGCCAAGGCGGACTTTCAACATTGTTAACAAGATGTcgaattttgaagaagtgaCTTCAGAATTAATGAAATTGCTCAGAGCCATAGACAGGTCTGCGGCATTCAACCGTTCTCGAATTTCGAAGCGGAGAATACAGATGGATTTTTGCATAATTATATTGACTAGGTTAATCATAACTACTCATCCACAAGGgaactttgaagaacttcTGAGAGTTTTGACCACATTTGCGAAGTCTCCGAACTCTTTCATGGATGTGAAAGACGTGATACCCTTGTTCGAGCAGACCTATTAA
- the SSN2 gene encoding Ssn2p (similar to uniprot|P38931 YDR443C Saccharomyces cerevisiae SSN2 Required for stable association of Srb10p-Srb11p kinase with RNA polymerase holoenzyme) → MKKEVGDACRLEDIVTNLYRLETVKQINYHQYVPSKADNQWSIQAELFLRRKNPKVLAALFSRELWCFSINDDPLPELNLELNNESESPQPERKGHFTPEFSKPHLPTPYAIFMKALRRMIYVNLTLSSNETIVPFGNSCIFQESYTFSTKILHFDPHLFENGDLTVAICSKDLGLSKLNAESLKHEVAVYLAPSGIRVYLPSTDLKKCYVSPPKNAQMFLKTLFVSHGINLIDVDGLKWVKLIPNANHLNGFTPTISHYLDEPKGNNFVIWPACLCFVQTASDVQTPQYTAFSRSPQLELDDCFDMIDGFIQLKLTSAYRTPGTSAGMGTVTGHNPLSTGGIFTDQFQGFNKHSANNSNNVSSTGENGKFSPEYSNDPNVTPLRDNKTSRQNFPTESYSSNGFITTPIINENITPTVDDIITETPSVKPQNDLWNEKKDVINSTSNINSKDASVGSSERKVELETAFESPAQNISIEEHEHVEFDKDLFGEDSDEDVSTRNKNEELVSVKEITDEMFDLAEDDDEADGSTSNSLKFDRPDTIESIDTDEKKTRTKRTYLDIPVDVITIEKTPTLYEDPGAPLPIETPKDRKKSIFAPLNFNPIFESNVDNKYKNGGKFSVNSNTNDEPIQFGISTSNISSSEDDDSDFSPADFNNNGPSAGKGLSYDPRDNDIPMIESSTYEPIAKDSLPELINPPSSSKDDSVASYNTIGTLMEKPVKSNLDAIWKPALSKSERADLPNQTINGVINDCNNSSNSNPTTYFENTPSLGPDTLYDNSKPRSSSANFLSTVEIDPKSEQTIQTAEQEQSESSRILPYLLRHMPLFSLPDVFLCQNPSLPPGKDFEDILEILTDQIVFNNDMFSDDRATESQFKGIKDCSVGTISDTMNQLFGNFSKLHGNEIIEEVFYLPEPSVFVKKSEDTIKIKSSSCYFTEYLNLKPNRGVKNFRALVLTTEAKNDCMSFVSQMSQTYSNHELGFCELTKLTNDDNKGLIYLKNFNQDTLLLLSAQIVSFCSTALSNIKNIPLLIFLPINKLSLTECISMILKFHVIRKEFKSKLPKADILLRLVNIDFLKNPLTPITAYTSLCMAIYNSLPPKSTKVTSLTNDLPKQIEFRTLKNASLSIHYDNYIHLAYLRSIDREWLCAAWSDTKGVESFVKTWYVGNSRTRFEQVCNDIWKITLQLASKNFGNVCLVLTRLDSVLPDDELIHWRRLSVATKDLHLAVVCVGDNTKLTLFDEDKTYPTFKNLFRTKSNPQTGISNSIDDLEIINIDEEVHGLIFSNPLQLANSQHRCAIKSGALIRFAKSEGDNFIDKFEVNLLNCPHADSSTLLKEILKQYRNLAGLNPWFGVSYGKDNFIPWHVVAVKNVMNSIVHVKSSFEKETHIID, encoded by the coding sequence ATGAAAAAGGAGGTTGGGGACGCATGTCGATTGGAGGACATCGTTACCAATTTATACAGGTTAGAAACTGTCAAACAAATAAACTATCACCAATATGTACCTAGCAAGGCAGATAATCAATGGTCAATTCAAGCAGAGTTGTTCCTAAGGAGGAAAAACCCCAAAGTACTTGCAGCTCTTTTTTCCAGGGAGTTATGGTGTTTTAGTATTAACGATGATCCATTACCAGAGTTAAACCTTGAGCTGAATAACGAATCGGAGTCACCCCAGCCAGAGCGGAAGGGTCACTTCACCCCAGAATTCTCAAAACCTCACTTGCCTACCCCATATGCCATCTTTATGAAGGCTCTCAGGCGTATGATATATGTCAATTTGACCCTATCCTCCAATGAAACCATCGTGCCCTTTGGAAACTCATGCATATTTCAGGAATCATATACCTTTTCGACCAAAATCTTACACTTTGATCCACATctatttgaaaatggaGATTTGACTGTTGCAATTTGTTCCAAGGATTTGGGTTTATCGAAGTTGAATGCAGAGAGCCTCAAACATGAAGTGGCTGTGTATTTGGCTCCATCTGGGATCAGAGTGTATTTACCATCCACAGATTTAAAGAAATGTTATGTATCACCACCCAAAAACGCTCAAATGTTTCTCAAGACACTATTTGTCTCCCATGGAATAAATTTAATCGATGTCGACGGTTTGAAATGGGTAAAGCTTATTCCAAATGCTAACCATTTGAATGGCTTCACTCCAACAATATCACATTATCTTGACGAAccaaaaggaaataatTTCGTTATCTGGCCGGCATGTCTCTGTTTTGTACAAACAGCATCTGACGTTCAAACTCCTCAATATACTGCATTTTCAAGATCCCCGCAGCTTGAGTTAGATGATTGTTTCGATATGATAGATGGATTTATACAGTTAAAACTCACTTCGGCCTACAGAACGCCTGGAACATCTGCAGGGATGGGAACTGTAACCGGACATAACCCATTAAGTACGGGAGGAATATTTACTGATCAGTTTCAAGGGTTTAATAAGCATTCGGCCAATAACAGCAATAACGTATCTTCAACGGGAGAGAATGGTAAGTTTTCTCCGGAATACTCTAATGATCCAAACGTAACACCTCTGCGAGATAATAAAACTAGTAGACAGAATTTCCCCACAGAGAGTTACAGCAGTAATGGTTTCATTACAACTCCAATAATAAATGAGAATATCACTCCAACCgttgatgatattataACAGAAACTCCTTCCGTAAAACCTCAGAACGATCTTTGGAATGAGAAAAAGGATGTAATAAATAGTACATCCAATATCAACTCAAAGGACGCATCAGTAGGTAGTTCTGAGCGTAAAGTAGAACTGGAAACCGCTTTTGAATCTCCCGCTCAGAATATTTCGATAGAGGAACACGAGCATGTAGAATTCGACAAAGATCTTTTTGGTGAAGATAGCGACGAAGATGTCAGTACGCGAAATAAGAACGAAGAACTGGTATCTGTAAAAGAGATTACTGACGAAATGTTTGATCTAGCcgaagatgacgatgaggCTGACGGATCAACTAGTAACTCGTTAAAGTTTGATCGTCCCGACACCATCGAGTCTATTGATACTGACGAAAAGAAGACAAGAACAAAGCGTACCTATTTGGACATACCAGTGGATGTCATTACTATAGAAAAGACACCTACATTATACGAAGATCCAGGAGCACCTTTGCCTATTGAAACCCCAAAAgacagaaagaaaagtataTTCGCACCACTCAATTTCAACcccatctttgaaagtaatGTGGATAACAAGTACAAGAATGGAGGTAAGTTTTCTGTTAACTCGAACACCAATGACGAACCAATACAATTTGGGATAAGTACAAGTAATATATCAAGctcagaagatgatgatagCGATTTTTCTCCTGctgatttcaacaataaTGGACCATCTGCAGGAAAGGGCTTATCATATGATCCAAGAGACAATGATATACCAATGATCGAGTCATCAACATACGAACCTATTGCAAAGGACTCTCTTCCCGAATTGATAAACCcaccatcttcttccaaagatgaTTCTGTGGCATCTTATAATACGATCGGAACTCTAATGGAAAAACCTGTTAAGTCCAACTTAGACGCAATATGGAAGCCCGCCTTAAGTAAATCAGAAAGAGCTGATCTACCAAACCAGACAATTAATGGGGTCATAAACGACTGCAATAACAGCTCAAACTCAAATCCCACAACTTACTTTGAGAATACGCCTTCTCTCGGACCGGATACTCTATATGATAATTCAAAACCAAGAAGTTCATCAGCTAACTTTCTTTCCACGGTTGAAATCGACCCCAAAAGCGAACAAACTATTCAAACCGCAGAGCAAGAACAATCTGAATCATCTAGAATTCTCCCCTACCTTTTGAGACACATGCCTTTGTTCTCGTTGCCTGACGTGTTCCTTTGTCAGAATCCATCTTTGCCGCCCGGAAAAGACTTCGAGGATATTCTAGAGATTTTGACAGATCAGATAGTCTTCAATAATGATATGTTTTCTGATGATAGGGCAACAGAATCTCAGTTTAAAGGGATCAAGGATTGCTCCGTTGGCACCATCAGCGATACCATGAACCAGCTTTTTgggaatttttcaaagcttcaCGGAAACGAAATAATAGAGGAAGTCTTCTATTTGCCTGAACCATCAGTGTTTGTGAAGAAATCTGAAGATAcaattaaaataaaaagctCATCGTGTTATTTCACGGAATATTTAAATCTGAAACCCAACCGTGGGGTAAAAAATTTCAGGGCCCTAGTGCTAACCACTGAGGCAAAAAATGATTGCATGTCTTTCGTATCACAAATGTCTCAGACATATTCGAATCATGAGTTAGGGTTCTGTGAACTGACTAAGTTGACTAATGACGATAATAAAGGGTTAATATACTTAAAAAATTTTAACCAAGACACCTTACTACTTCTTTCCGCACAGATTGTATCTTTCTGTTCAACAGCACTCTCAAATATTAAGAACATTCCTTTACTCATCTTTCTCCCCATCAACAAACTTTCATTAACAGAATGTATATCAATGATCCTCAAGTTTCATGTAATCAGGAAGGAGTTCAAATCTAAGTTACCAAAGGCAGATATTTTGTTGAGGCTCGTGAATATAGATTTCCTCAAAAATCCACTTACACCTATCACTGCGTACACTTCATTGTGTATGGCAATCTATAATAGTCTACCACCAAAAAGTACTAAGGTAACGTCCCTAACAAATGATTTACCCAAACAAATTGAGTTCCGGACACTGAAGAATGCCTCCTTATCTATCCATTACGATAACTACATCCATTTGGCATACTTGAGAAGTATTGATCGTGAGTGGCTGTGTGCTGCCTGGTCAGACACCAAAGGCGTCGAAAGCTTCGTGAAAACCTGGTATGTCGGTAACTCCAGAACTCGTTTCGAACAAGTGTGCAATGACATCTGGAAAATAACCCTACAATTGGCGTCTaagaattttggaaatgtTTGCTTGGTGTTGACAAGACTCGATAGTGTCCTTCCTGATGACGAATTGATCCATTGGAGACGTCTATCAGTCGCCACAAAAGATCTCCATCTTGCTGTGGTCTGTGTCGGAGATAACACGAAATTAACATTATTCGATGAGGACAAAACATACCCAACATTTAAAAACTTGTTCAGAACGAAATCGAATCCGCAGACAGGAATATCAAACAGTATAGACGATCTTGAGATAATTAACATTGATGAGGAAGTCCATGGACTAATATTCAGTAACCCGTTGCAGCTAGCAAACTCCCAGCATAGATGCGCCATCAAAAGTGGAGCATTGATTCGTTTTGCAAAAAGCGAAGGCGATAACttcattgataaatttgAGGTAAATCTTTTGAACTGCCCTCATGCAGACAGTTCAACActtttgaaggaaatcTTAAAACAATACAGAAACTTGGCAGGTTTGAATCCATGGTTCGGAGTATCCTATGGAAAAGATAATTTCATTCCGTGGCATGTCGTTGCAGTAAAAAATGTCATGAACTCTATTGTACATGTTAAGAGCTCATTCGAAAAGGAGACCCATATTATTGATTAG
- a CDS encoding putative hydrolase (similar to uniprot|Q04093 Saccharomyces cerevisiae YDR444W), with product MAIKLTEENDTESSDSGILLLRETGSLGIGDVNRYKIIVDKNKLLSDGIECTDDTLYLEFKNQESALLRPLWITGPYSIYVEITPNNYDERKQFIGDGIEFMSDLKPDENFKAKLYLNSNARVDGTSCYAWKIDLIAQFTVVTIVRLPFVFTLATTYKTAKHSQKDKNIEVQQTDGLKISKLDTEQLWNLPPPFPDKPVHLVIITHGIFSSIGGDMLCLKDTIERASNFLPDDNNGNLVIRGYPGNVGKSHKGIRHLGFKLAEYIIDTIDKLQQQFTLTRISFVGHSLGGPVQAMAIHYISVERPDIFDKTTGLTPVNFVAAASPFLGVIGDLPKYISIVLDIGALGQTGRDLTLKRSYFLPSKGIVNNDGSHDRIKSKPILELLPKHPALEVFQRFKCRTVYANVAFDGIVPLRTAALLYLDWRGLSDVQQVRSENNAQSEEGVEEQKGSSLGEIPESSSDNKSILQWLLPQSLIKKEKYKPYVRTQTTSSVESASSDSNNNSDSPTTFKPPKKANTLQAAASTISAPLPGMSYLVDPSSRTDRIIHDKVYTPEELPDKHYKHKKLVKKIIYPNYSIHMKEERIARYWQETMDWRKVIVELQPDSHNNIIVRRRFVNSFGWIVVNHIADEHFGSKAMIE from the coding sequence ATGGCAATAAAACTGACTGAAGAGAACGACACTGAGTCATCAGATAGTGGTATTCTGCTTTTAAGGGAAACAGGGTCACTTGGTATCGGGGATGTCAATCGCTATAAGATAATTGTAGATAAAAATAAGCTACTATCTGACGGAATTGAGTGTACTGACGATACTCTCTATCTCGAATTCAAAAACCAGGAGAGCGCGCTTTTGAGGCCGTTATGGATAACTGGACCATACTCAATTTATGTTGAAATAACGCCGAACAATTATGACGAGAGAAAGCAATTCATAGGAGATGGAATTGAGTTCATGAGTGACCTCAAGCCTGATGAGAATTTCAAAGCGAAACTTTATCTCAATTCTAATGCTCGAGTTGACGGTACTTCTTGTTATGCTTGGAAGATTGACCTTATTGCCCAGTTCACTGTCGTTACCATTGTAAGGCTTCCATTCGTCTTCACGCTAGCTACAACATACAAAACTGCTAAACATTCCCAGAAAGACAAGAATATAGAAGTTCAGCAGACTGATGGGTTGaaaatttccaaacttGACACTGAACAGTTGTGGAATTTACCTCCGCCATTTCCAGATAAGCCAGTTCATCTCGTAATTATTACACATGGCATCTTCTCTTCTATTGGCGGAGATATGCTTTGCTTAAAAGACACCATTGAACGAGCGTCGAACTTTTTGCCAGATGATAATAATGGCAATCTTGTAATAAGAGGGTATCCTGGAAACGTCGGGAAGTCTCATAAAGGTATACGGCATCTAGGATTCAAGTTGGCAGAATATATAATCGATACCATCGATAAACTTCAACAGCAATTCACCTTAACAAGAATCTCATTTGTAGGTCACTCTTTGGGAGGACCCGTGCAAGCTATGGCCATTCACTATATCTCTGTCGAACGACCAGACATATTTGACAAGACCACAGGCTTGACACCCGTCAATTTTGTGGCGGCGGCGAGCCCATTCCTCGGAGTCATTGGAGATTTGCCCAAATACATATCTATCGTGCTGGACATTGGCGCTTTGGGACAGACTGGAAGGGATCTCACATTGAAGCGCAGCTATTTTCTGCCATCAAAAGGTATTGTAAATAATGATGGATCACATGATAGAATCAAATCTAAACCCATATTAGAGCTTTTACCTAAACATCCGGCGTTAGAAGTTTTCCAACGATTCAAGTGTAGAACCGTGTATGCTAATGTCGCATTTGATGGTATAGTGCCTCTAAGGACGGCTGCTTTACTATATCTTGATTGGAGAGGTTTAAGTGATGTGCAACAGGTGAGGAGCGAAAACAATGCCCAATCTGAGGAGGGAGTTGAAGAACAGAAAGGGTCATCTTTGGGGGAAATTCCAGAGAGCTCTTCGGACAATAAGTCTATTCTCCAATGGTTGCTGCCCCAGTCACTCAttaaaaaggaaaaatatAAACCGTATGTGCGGACTCAAACTACCAGTTCGGTAGAATCTGCCAGTAGTGATTCGAACAATAATTCTGACTCTCCAACTACTTTCAAACCTCCAAAAAAGGCAAATACATTGCAAGCTGCTGCAAGTACAATATCGGCACCGCTGCCAGGAATGTCGTACCTAGTGGATCCCTCCAGTAGAACGGACAGAATTATTCATGACAAGGTTTATACCCCGGAAGAATTACCAGATAAACACTACAAACATAAGAAGCTTGtgaaaaagataatatATCCCAATTACTCGATCCATatgaaagaagaacgaATAGCAAGGTACTGGCAGGAGACAATGGACTGGAGAAAGGTCATCGTTGAGCTACAGCCTGATTCCCATAATAACATCATTGTTCGTCGCAGGTTTGTTAATTCATTCGGTTGGATAGTTGTCAATCATATTGCCGATGAACACTTTGGATCGAAGGCAATGATAGAATGA
- a CDS encoding FAD-binding oxidoreductase (similar to uniprot|P32891 Saccharomyces cerevisiae YDL174C DLD1 D-lactate dehydrogenase oxidizes D-lactate to pyruvate transcription is heme-dependent repressed by glucose and derepressed in ethanol or lactate located in the mitochondrial inner membrane), with protein sequence MSKTAILNGLKRLTKVPIRPVRFYSVESNGKRIGTSTNDNGVRLSLVSGSLIVGIGLGLISSSYFVSKGDKQVFPLQSTTPLTALDPPRYGSDEDLKLCIKEIIQTIGSDNVKNTEAELDHHTDNGFNPTKPQPHQKPRWIVYATSTEDVSAVMKIINKYNIPVVPFSGGTSLEGHTYSTRPGIVLNTSKMNKILAVHHKDLDAVLQAGVGWQQLNEYLASVPEYKNMMLGCDCGPGAHVCGMVNTNASGIGATRYGSMGANIISITVVLADGTVVKTKKRPRKSSAGYNLTGLFVGSEGTLGIVTEVTVKLQVRPPYETVAVVQFPTLKDSTNTVAELFQKGIQLNAVELLDSSMMKCINYSNLVSKKYDNVPTLFFKISGLNKTVVQEYVKQVKQISQDNHCSKFEFAKNEQEAEELFSTRKNALYLMLDYAFNEIDENAKMWITDCAVPLSNLAATLEELDKITATYPLTHMTLGHVGDGNIHYDIFYEPDQFEICKQLVAEINAVTLKNEGTCSGEHGIGTGKRKFLEDELGSDTVDLMRKVKLAIDPKRLLNPDKVLKIDPLDPSNE encoded by the coding sequence ATGTCAAAAACTGCTATCTTGAATGGACTCAAAAGATTGACAAAAGTTCCGATCCGACCTGTCAGGTTTTATTCTGTGGAAAGTAATGGTAAGAGGATAGGAACTAGCACAAACGACAATGGTGTAAGGCTTTCCCTTGTTTCGGGTAGTCTAATTGTCGGAATCGGGTTGGGATTGATATCTTCAAGTTATTTTGTTTCGAAAGGGGACAAACAGGTGTTCCCATTACAGTCTACCACACCATTAACAGCTTTGGATCCGCCAAGATACGGCTCggatgaagatttgaaactttgtattaaagaaattattcaaactATTGGATCAGATAACGTGAAGAACACCGAAGCAGAACTGGATCACCACACTGATAACGGATTTAACCCAACAAAACCGCAACCTCATCAGAAACCGAGATGGATTGTGTATGCTACCTCCACAGAAGACGTAAGTGCTGTTATGAAGATCATCAATAAATATAACATCCCTGTTGTGCCCTTCTCTGGGGGTACTTCTCTGGAAGGCCACACATATTCCACACGGCCAGGTATTGTCTTGAACACTTCTAAGATGAACAAAATTTTGGCTGTCCACCATAAGGATTTGGATGCTGTGCTGCAGGCTGGTGTGGGATGGCAACAATTAAACGAATACTTAGCGAGTGTGCCAGAATATAAAAACATGATGTTAGGCTGTGACTGTGGTCCTGGGGCTCACGTATGCGGGATGGTCAATACTAATGCTTCAGGTATCGGAGCAACAAGGTATGGATCCATGGGTGCTAATATCATTTCTATCACTGTCGTGTTAGCTGATGGTACTGTGGTCAAGACCAAAAAGAGACCTCGCAAGTCAAGTGCTGGTTATAACTTGACAGGCCTTTTTGTAGGTAGCGAAGGCACGTTAGGTATAGTTACTGAAGTGACTGTAAAATTACAAGTGAGGCCACCATACGAAACAGTGGCAGTTGTTCAATTCCCCACTTTAAAGGACTCCACAAATACTGTCGCAGAACTCTTCCAAAAAGGTATTCAATTAAATGCAGTAGAATTATTGGATTCAAGCATGATGAAATGTATTAATTACAGCAATTTGGTGAGcaaaaaatatgataatgTACCtactttgttcttcaagatttcaGGATTGAACAAAACCGTGGTACAAGAATATGTCAAGCAAGTTAAACAAATTTCTCAGGATAATCACTGTTCCAAATTCGAATTTGCAAAGAACGAACAAGAGGCAGAGGAGCTTTTTTCAACTAGAAAGAATGCTTTATATCTAATGTTGGACTATGCcttcaatgaaattgatgaaaacgCAAAGATGTGGATCACAGATTGTGCAGTGCCACTTTCCAATCTTGCAGCTACTCTCgaagaattggataaaATCACAGCAACTTACCCTCTAACTCATATGACCTTGGGTCATGTTGGTGACGGGAATATCCACTATGATATTTTCTATGAACCGGATCAGTTTGAAATTTGCAAACAGCTGGTAGCTGAAATCAATGCTGTTACTCTTAAAAATGAAGGTACGTGTTCTGGGGAGCATGGTATTGGAACTGGTAAAAGAAAGTTTTTGGAGGATGAATTAGGATCAGATACTGTCGATCTAATGCGGAAAGTAAAGTTAGCTATAGATCCAAAGAGACTGTTGAATCCAGATAAAGTACTCAAGATCGATCCCTTAGATCCTAGTAACGAATGA